The following is a genomic window from Nicotiana tabacum cultivar K326 chromosome 3, ASM71507v2, whole genome shotgun sequence.
aaaactgtttctgcttctcctcagaagcacttttttccttccaGAAGCTAGGTCAAAaccaaaaaagcacttttggccaaaaacaagcttggtcaaacaggctAGTAAACTTATCAATGTCATACACACAAGCGACAGGATTATATTATTCGGAGGAAAAGACAGTTGACGTCTACCCTGTTGGGTTTGTAGGAGGTTGTATTCAATAAATCTGTCTCAAATCTTCAAAGATATAGCCAGCTATTGATTACAGGTCTATACCAAAGTATTGTTCCTCTGCTTTCCTCAAAGGTCACATACTCGCATTGACAATGAATATCATATAAATATGAACGGTTATCAAGATCAATTGAAAAATTAAAATCGTTCAGCACTTGCTAAGAACAAAATATAAAGGCACATGGAAAAGGAAGAAGATATGCAAACATACATGTACGAAGCACAAATAATTGAATAGTCATACCTTCATATCTTTGAAAGTTTGAATCACATTTGACAGGAATACAGACAACATTTTCTAATCAACATATTCCCATCATATCAACAAGGGTACTGTATCTGAATCTAACAATGTAGGAGCTCAGTAAAATACTTAAACCCATGGCCAACTTTGTATGATCATCACGTCCAAGGAAAAGTAGTATGCCAAAAGTTATGTCCGCAAGCCACAGCATGAAACCAGGTCCCAGTTAGCTGTTAAAACTGTTCATCATATCTTGTCTTTGCCTCATGCTGGCAGTTGAAGCTTGGCATTATTTTTCCAACTGCAAAACAAATTTATTAGTAGTTTGTTTACGTCATCAAGAAGTAGCCACTCCAAGAAGCTTTAAGGAATTGTTACCTGATGAagtaataataaaagaaatctgCATAAAGGGCCGTCTGGACAAGACCAGAGACGCAAGctgcaaaaggaaaaaaataattcaactttgaAGAACCATTGCGAGTGGCAAACAAATATTACTGGTTGTATCTTGAAAAACTTACATATCCATCTAGTGAAACGCGGCTCTGTCAAATAGCGGTAAATCCAGTTTAAGATGTAAAATGCACGATAGGCCCTGTAATTATAAATCCAGCATGTCAGTGACAATACCCAATAAATCCTTAACTATTTTAAATCAAATTGTAAAATATTCTTATGCCTGATTACAACTAGAAAGGAACATATCTAGCGTGTGTACATAACTTAAAAACCTTTAATGGTTAGATCCCTTTCTGCTCCCAAGGATTATAATACAAAAGGGAAGAGAAACAAAATCAAGACGGATGATAAATACGGGCAGAGAGCACGCGTAGTCAGTAGTGTGAGAAAGAGACCACAAATCCATTTTTTCACACAATGACCTTACTAATCATTTCCCTTTCTTTTGCAGTGAGATGGCAATAATTGCTATCACAATAAACAGTTCAACGGCTTAAGGAAACATTTTAACGGAAGATCCTATCCTGCAGAGTAAGGAAAGCATCACTTGCAATAATGTTATACATGTAAAAAAGGATTCTCAGGACCTAAGACATCTTCTTTTGCATTGTACTGTAATATGGAAGATCTGGAGTATGTTCCTAAGTATCTGGAGTGGTTAAAGCGCTCTACTGAAGAACACTTTCACAAGCTGGAGAAGATAGAAACTACAAAGACAGTTTAAGTACTGATAGAATACAGTTCCCCCATGCATCGTGTGGGTATATGGAAAAGAGGAACCAATGCTTTGAAGGAAGAACATGTATCACATCATTTTGAATTCAAATGTTCACAATCATTTGTACACGGTAGATTCTTGGATGAACTTCATTAACTCCTTGCATAATTAAAATCGAGACTAGTCTTTTCTAGCAGCACTCAATTGGGCTGTTCTGCGAACAAATTTGTAcgaacttatgaaaataaaaaacagCAAATTGTCCAATGTCAGCTCTGACTGATAATCGAACTCAGATAAAAAAATAGATATGCCCAAATCAACATAAAATTGctccaattttcaaaatacgatgCAAATAATGTCCTTTCAGGAAGTGGCCAGATTTACTGGAGAAGAAGCATACCCAAGGAAGAACACATATTGGCCAGTCAGATTATCAACGTTTCCACTTCTTTGCAAGAGTACCAACTGGGGAAGAATGGCAACTGCCTCCAGGTATATTGAGAAAGCCCAAAACAGCTGAAACAACAATATATGAAGCATCAACAGTGTCAACAGGGAGCAAGCAAATTTAAATTCGAGAATCAAGATTCGGCCAAAAAAGGACAAAGAAAACAAGTAACACAATCTCTGCCACAGGGTCATTGCGGAAATTCTAATCAGTCGTAGGAGGATTGAATGGAAGCTTATTAATTAGTATAGCACCTTGCAACATAGCGTAAGGCTCAATCCTCACTGGCACTTCTCCCCCATCCCCTCCCTTTTCTCTCCTAGcccacaaaataaaaagaagagacTCAATCCCTAATGATATAAACTGATGAGTCAAAGTATAAGGATACCATGAGTACTGAGAAATCTCATTTATCTTTCTCTTTTGATGTACTGGGCTTAATGGAGGAACCTCATATTGTTAACACTGCCAAGACAGACAACTAGATGAATGAAACGGAAGGGAAACCACGAATGAAAATACAGGAAGACATTGCAAACCATATAGACAAGAAGATGTCTTTACTCATGCAAATTGTAATGAAACATACTATGAACAACACCAAGTCGTAAAAGAAATGCACAAAATCCACGCCCATACTCATTGAGAGTTTCATTGACCTAGTAAGGTTATAGAGTATGAGAATATTTGGCGAGGACAGTGGAAAAAAGAATTCGAGAGTTCAGCTGGCTCTGAACAGGGAAAAGTAGCTGGAGCCCAGAGTCAAATACAAAATAGACAAGGTCAAACTTCAGTCACAACTTTGTTTGCCCTCGGATCTGGTTAAATCATCATAACAGAACATTCCAATACAAGAGATGCAAACAACTAACCCAAATGGCTATTACAGAAATTCTTCTTGAAGATAGGGCAGGCTGATTCAGATGTTAACAACAGCTGATTACTTAAAGAAGGTCTATCCATTCACATGAATGCAAACATATCATCTCAATATGTGTCAGGCTGCTGACCGTATATTGCCAACGTAAAGAGTTTATATCTTCTTATGAGAACTCCTAGGTCACTATAAAATCGTTCATAGCTTGTCATGCAAACTCAGAGATAATCATGAAATGGGTTACCTTAAGAAGGTCTGTACAAGCACTCTTTCAAGGTTGCTATAACCATGTACATGCAGAGTAGCATGTGAGTAATAGCAAACAGACATTTATGGTGTTCATTCACTTAGTGACGGACTGACTATGTGAGCTTGCTCACATTGTTGGTCTCGAGCCCGGATAAAGGAGAAGGATTATGGTAGGCTGACAAACAGCATAAAATTAGTCAATTTACCATGAATCCTCACGATACTGAAAATAGCATCTGGACGTGCCCATCTAGGAGTGCATTGCACCGGCAACCGGAAGTTTGAGATGAGCTTGAATGGAATGACATGGTCAGTgatgattcatatagccgacccaaACTTGCTTAGAATTGAGGCATAGTTGTTAATGTTTCGATGTCACTAGTAATGGATTCAAAGCAACACAACACTTCTAGAGAAATTCACTATTTACAGTAGCCAGCCTATTAAAATTCAACTCTGAAAACATGGTTGTCGCAAGCACCAACAGGATGTTGTGCTTGTCAAGATCTACATATATAAGTCACCAGCTAACAGAAAAAATTAATATAAGTCACCAGCTAACAGAAAAAATTAAGTGAGAAGAAGCAGGATTATCATTGCTAGGAAAATCCATATAAAATAGTTAGAACATTTAGAGATCACTACTAACCTCCTGAAAGGTAAACTTCTCATGAAGAACAAGCGCCAAAGCGAAACACGCTCCAACAAGAATCCAGTAACGAAAAGTATCTAGCTCACGGTCATATGAGCGCCTGACAACCCGGTGGTACCTCATACACCAGACAATTGCCAAAGAGCTTCCAATAAAAACCAGTTTCATCACAGTGTTGTAAAGAGATATGAAGTCACTGAACAAATCCAGATACCGAGCCAAGAACACGATAGCATATAACTCCTGTGTCTTCAATGATATTCCTGAATACAGCAAACACTCTCAGTGCCAACTAGATTTCAGCACAAGTATATTTCAAGCTACTGGAAGATGCAATGAGTCCCTTCAATGGTGAAACTTGAAATATAATGTACAAAAAGGTCCGTACACGTCAATGAATGAGCTATTGAATTCTAAGAATCATatattttactttatattaagAGAAAGGGTAATGtttcattctctttttcttttttgataagcTCGTGCACGCCTCAACTATTTCACCGGCTACCTGCTTGCTACCTCCCACCAGAATAGGTACTGGGCTTTGTCCAAATTGAGTGTTTAAAATGTTTGCTGCAATTTGAACCCTGATCTCTGAGTTTTGTACCCTCTTCGTTAACCACTAGGCAACACCCTTGGTACATCTGTAATTATACCGAGGTATTTATGACCCTCCTTATTAGTAATCTAAGTCCTAACATACCATACTTCAGCTGGTTTGCTGATTTACTTCTGTTGACAACATCCACTAGAAACGAACATGTTAACGTGTACCTCTTCATATTTTCAAATTACTTACAGTGCCACTGATTTCACTAAATGTCCTACACAAATACAGATATCCACTTTGTATGTGGCACAAAGCTAACCTAGTTAAAGGTCCAAGACTAGATATGACACAGAAATAGTCACGAAGCGTCAAAGAAATTTCCAAACATTAATAAAAAACAATGATCACACGTGGCAATCTCCCAGTACGTTTAAAACTGCGTCCAAGTCCTATGAGATTCTGGACTTGCATAATGTCACTACTTCCTTGTAGATAAAATGTATCCTGTCCATTGCCTAATTCAGTTGCTAGTACATAAAAGGAATAACAGGCCGACTTCTCTTAGCTTGCTACTTTAATATATCAAGAGCCAcataacattattattactttttcaaTTCTGAATGCACAAATCACATACATAGCTCGCTATTAATTATATGTGTGTTGAATTTAAGACCTAATCAGATACGGTCATCTATGTATAGAGCAAAACTACTCATATTCAGGTTTCAACatgaataaaaatgaaattaattGAAAACAGAACCGTATGCAGAACTCTGTTTCACCTTCTGATGCGGAACTATTACATGCTACATAATATACTCAGATTCTATGAGCTACATAATTCAAAGTTGACAAGTTTGCATCTGTTCGTCTCACACACAGAGAGATATATAATAGCTGGTTGAGGAAGTGAGAGTGAAAATgcaaaagggaagaagaagaccTGAGCATGATTTGGTCGCGTAGATTTTGAGGAGGAGAACTAAGACACTAATCAAATGTGTCATGTCCCCCGCCAATCTGAAGATATTCATGATTCCTACTGC
Proteins encoded in this region:
- the LOC107807666 gene encoding ER lumen protein-retaining receptor A, translated to MNIFRLAGDMTHLISVLVLLLKIYATKSCSGISLKTQELYAIVFLARYLDLFSDFISLYNTVMKLVFIGSSLAIVWCMRYHRVVRRSYDRELDTFRYWILVGACFALALVLHEKFTFQELFWAFSIYLEAVAILPQLVLLQRSGNVDNLTGQYVFFLGAYRAFYILNWIYRYLTEPRFTRWISCVSGLVQTALYADFFYYYFISWKNNAKLQLPA